The DNA region TTCCAGGAGGTCTTCGCCTCCCTTACGGCATCCAAACCGGCTCTTGAGGTCAAATGCAGGATGTTCAGCCGGGCGCCCGTATGCCTGGCGAGGAACGAGATCCTTCTGATCGCCTCGGCTTCCGCAACAGGGGGTCTGGACTGAGCCCATGCCTCCATGTCATCCCGCTGCTGTGCGACCAGGCAGGCCTTGATACGGTTCACGATCTCGATGTTCTCGCAATGAGCTATAGCCAGGGCCTCGGGGAATTTCGCCACCTTCTCCAGGGCGTCGAGCAGAAACCCGTCGGTTAGGCTGGGGCAATTGAAGGGTTTGCCGCCGAAGCCGGTCGTCATGGCCTCTTCCCCGCGATAGGTCATGTACAGCTTGAAGGACGTGGCGCCCCATTCACGGACGTACTTGGGTACCGCCGCCAGGTGCTCGTCTGTTAACAGGACGATGTGGAATCCGAAGTCCGTGTAGGACGACTGCTCCGCGGCGGCCTTGACCTGTTCGAACGTCTCATCGTAGGGCGTCGGCTCCCTGAGGAAAAATAGTATGGTTGTAACCCCGCCGAACAGAGCGGAGCGGGTTTCGGTCACGAGGTCCTGCTCACCCGCGCCTATACCGATGTGCGAGTGAGGCTCAACCACTCCCGGAAACACGAACCTGCCGGCCGCGTCGATCTTCTCCCGTGCGGTCAGGTTCACTATTGGGTCCGTGAGTGCGACGATCTTGCCGCCCGAGATCCCTACGTTGCCCCTCACAAGACCGGATCGAGGTATGACCAGGGTCCCGTTTTCTATCACCAGGTCCAGCATTGCAGCAGGACACCCCGCCCTCGTCGTGAATTCACGGAGCCAATGAAGCGAAGACCGCCCCGATCTCCGCGGTCGTGCGACAGGTTGCCAGAGCCACCATAAGCAGGATTCGCGCCTTCTGGGCGGGGAGGTCGCCCGCGAGAATCACTCCGCACCTGGCCAGGTCGGCCGGTCCACAACCTCCACCGGCCCCGGGTGAGGTTCTGCCCCCGATTGACCTGGGCGCCATCACGATCGGGAAATCCCGTGCCCGCAGCTCTTCGACCGCCGCCATCATGCTGGGAGTCACCCCACCGTTACCGGGGAACGCCTCAATGACAACTCCCCTTGCCCCGCTGTCGACTGAAGCCTTAAGGAGCCTCGCATCGGAACCGAGAACGACTTTCACGAGGTCCACGCGTGGTTCGACCCCATCCGAAAACGCCCTTCTGAACAGGGGGGCCCTGTAGAATACCACGCCAGTTTTGCTCACCAGTCCGATGGGGCCCAGGTTGGGGGACTTGAACGCCCCGACGTCCGACTTGT from Bacillota bacterium includes:
- a CDS encoding asparaginase, giving the protein MPAKPGVLIVSTGGTILSRSTGSEGYKPAVTGAELVGSIPGLLERADVQVLEFSSVLSFALDPDTVVHLMKTVQDRLAGDETAGAVVIQGTATMEETAYLADLLHSSDKPVVFTGAMYSASEPDSDGPRNVLYSVIVATSEYARGKGVVVCMNGEVHAARDVVKTHKSDVGAFKSPNLGPIGLVSKTGVVFYRAPLFRRAFSDGVEPRVDLVKVVLGSDARLLKASVDSGARGVVIEAFPGNGGVTPSMMAAVEELRARDFPIVMAPRSIGGRTSPGAGGGCGPADLARCGVILAGDLPAQKARILLMVALATCRTTAEIGAVFASLAP
- a CDS encoding amidohydrolase family protein, producing MLDLVIENGTLVIPRSGLVRGNVGISGGKIVALTDPIVNLTAREKIDAAGRFVFPGVVEPHSHIGIGAGEQDLVTETRSALFGGVTTILFFLREPTPYDETFEQVKAAAEQSSYTDFGFHIVLLTDEHLAAVPKYVREWGATSFKLYMTYRGEEAMTTGFGGKPFNCPSLTDGFLLDALEKVAKFPEALAIAHCENIEIVNRIKACLVAQQRDDMEAWAQSRPPVAEAEAIRRISFLARHTGARLNILHLTSRAGLDAVREAKTSWKGISVEVCHPYLAVGSCVILNPEAKLRPPIRGKQDAEALWEGVKDGTVDSIGSDHVPRKLQAKMGSVWKPAAGAPGSPFLLPVMLTEGHFKRDLPLQRVAELTSYNAAVLYGLHPRKGDIRVGSDADLVIVDLDREATLSVKDYDMFSDYILYEGMKVRGVPTATIVRGVVAMRDGRVLEKRHTAEYLHRG